From the genome of Hippocampus zosterae strain Florida chromosome 8, ASM2543408v3, whole genome shotgun sequence:
ATCAGTGTTATAATGCTTATGCAAACTCTTTGAATATGAACCTACGtgtatttttgaaacatttaaaacCCAGACTTCCGGGAAAAAAATCCGCTTGAAGAAAAAATATCGGAAGAATTTATTCAGTGAGTCGCGCATTGGTGACGTCATCAGAATACGCCTGGAAGCGCCTGGCGATCGCGTGTTTTTGTGTTGGCCGGTTTGAAGTTTCCCCGCATGGCGAATTCCTTCTCGCAGGAgctcgaagacctcctcaacccTCTCCCCAAGTTCACCGATCCCGAAGACGACCATGACGAGGCCACCAAAGCCCGGGTTGTCGACACTTTCGCCGGCGACGATGATGCTACGGCGGACGCCGATGACGGCGTCGGCGCCCTGCGGCGGAGTAATGCCATCATGCTTGCCGAAAGCGACCGAAGGTACCTGGGGAAGGCCGTCAGCAGACAGAAGCTCTTCTTAATGGACACGGAGCAGgactatgatgatgatgatgaagatgacgatgaagatgacgatgatgacgacgtCTGCCATGATCAAGATGACCAAGGTAATCCCACGGATCAAGGGATCAAATTAGCTATGCTATGaatcactcttttttttaatacctctGAATTTGCACTTGATCTAagatgaggaagacgaggaggaggagaaggaagatGGCCCCGACGAAGAACTCGAGGAAGGCGATGACGTCGACGAGGGGTCGGATCCAGACCTCTCCTTTCCCGCCGGCGTGGACCTGCGCAAGCTGACGGAAGGCCCCGGCGCGATCGAGGGCGATGAAGGCGAGACGGAGGACGACGAAGACGAGGGGGCCGCCATCTCCACCTTCTCCAAGGCGAAGGTGGACGAGGAGGTGGAGAAGGGCCGGGCGGTTCGCAGCCAGCTGGCGGTGTGGGAGCGGCTCCTGGAGGCCCGCATCAAGATGCAGAAGGCGCTGGCGAGCGCCAACCGGCTGCCTCGGCCCCACGTCCTCCCTCACTTCCGCGCCAGGGGCGACGCCCAGCTGGCGGGCGCCACGAAGAATGCGCGCAAGGCCTTGAAAGCTCTTCAGAGGTCCCTACTGGACCTTCACGATGGGCTCATCCAGCAGAGCTCCGCACCGGTCCTTGTGGGGCTGGAtgaggaagacgacgacgacgaccacAAAGGTAAGTCAGACATTCACATGATCCTTTCCTCGTCTGTTCGACTTTTCCGGTCATGGAATTTTGACAAAGTTTACTCTCGCTGAATATCTGGACCGCtgtctcctcacgagggtcgcgggcgtcttcgggcagtagacccTCGACTGCTTGTCAGCCAACCGTCGGCGCTCACGCTCGCGCCTGGGGACAATCTTTTGGACTGTTCCGTTCACCATTCGCCAACGTGCTCACGTgctgacacccacgtcactcaccgggccaaatgaaaaaataatacccGCACGTGAATCTTTTGTACTGGTACTGCGCAAGAAGAATGTCCGTAAGGACTTGGATAATACACGCATACAATAACCTCGGCCCATATAGGAAGTCTTTCCAAGACGATGAGAAAGATGATCAAGATGGGGGGGAGCCTCGCAAAGCTTTACGTTGTGTATCtatcattcaaaaaaagaaacctaGCGGTACTCGCTCCGTTGCAGATTTTTGTCTACCGCCATGTTT
Proteins encoded in this window:
- the aatf gene encoding protein AATF, with product MANSFSQELEDLLNPLPKFTDPEDDHDEATKARVVDTFAGDDDATADADDGVGALRRSNAIMLAESDRRYLGKAVSRQKLFLMDTEQDYDDDDEDDDEDDDDDDVCHDQDDQDEEDEEEEKEDGPDEELEEGDDVDEGSDPDLSFPAGVDLRKLTEGPGAIEGDEGETEDDEDEGAAISTFSKAKVDEEVEKGRAVRSQLAVWERLLEARIKMQKALASANRLPRPHVLPHFRARGDAQLAGATKNARKALKALQRSLLDLHDGLIQQSSAPVLVGLDEEDDDDDHKEGKAPKRKLDMADYPEMASKRFAAFRPFCDATLQKWHDKTRLSSGKSGGSGNFGAFERNIVTQVAQILMDRERLVRRTQTRRSEYRVLGTSEEQELACADAENRSEETRETDHSDRPAAPAGKPANDADEDVFDDDDFYHQLLRELIERKTGGADVNRQVAAGRQWLQIQKLRSKLKKKVDTKASKGRKVRFDVHAKLLNFMAPVLHDHDDLPHDARTELYRGLFGLRPPAVSSASAQ